A genomic window from Euleptes europaea isolate rEulEur1 chromosome 9, rEulEur1.hap1, whole genome shotgun sequence includes:
- the DCTN1 gene encoding dynactin subunit 1 has translation MSAEASGKPLKVGSRVEVIGKGYRGTVAYVGATLFASGKWVGVILDEAKGKNDGTVQGRKYFTCEENHGIFVRQSQIQVFDDGADTTSPETPESSSSKVPKRDSSEGPKASKLPTRTASSAASSGTAGLSGSASASAGEMSSSEPSTPAQTPLAAPIVPTPPLTSPVAPPMALSPTKEEENLRAQVRDLEEKLETLKMKRNEDKAKLKELEKYKIQLEQVQEWKSKMQEQQAELQKRLKEAKKEAKEALEAKERYMEEMADTADAIEMATLDKEMAEERAESLQQEVDSLKEKVEYLTMDLEILKHEIEEKGSDGAASSYHVKQLEEQNARLKEALVRMRDLSASEKQEHVKLQKHMEKKNMELESFRQQKEKLQEELKQGERTVDELKEQVDAALGAEEMVETLTERNLDLEEKVRELRETVGDLEAMNEMNDELQENARETELELREQLDMATARVREAEKRVEAAQETVADYQQTIKKYRELTAHLQDMNRELMSQQEASVERQQQQPPPEMFDFKIKFAETKAHAKAIEMELRQMEVQQANRHVSLLTSFMPDSFLRHGGDHDCVLVLLLIPRLICKAELISKQAQEKFELNESCTERAGLRGAPGEQLSFAAGLVYSLLLLQATLHKYEQALNKCSVEVYKKVGMLYPEMSVHERSLDFLIELLHKDQLDETVNVEPLTKAIKYYQHLYSIHLADQAEDCTMQLADHIKFTQSALDCMSVEVGRLRSFLQTGQEASDWAILLKDLETSCSDIRQFCKKIRRRMPGTDAPGIPAALGFGQQVSDTLLDCRKHLTWVVAVLQEVAAAGAQLIAPLTENEGLQAMKLEDLAFKASEQIYGVQGIDPHECLRQSCNILIATMNKMATAMQEGEYDADRPQSRPPPPVELRAAALRAEITDAEGLGLKLEDRETVIKELKKSLKIKGEELSEANVRLSLLEKKLDSASKDADDRVEKIQARLNETQAVLKKKEKEFEETMDALQADIDQLESEKMELKQRLNTQSKRTIEGLRGSPASGIASVLSGITGGVGAGQVVMGGSGPFQVKDSPLLLQQIDVMQLSLKHLKNENNQLKGAQMRKELASLPPLRVPKLSLPKDRQAEEVFSGSLYRKTSQLLETLYQMSASTKVVDVTRQKTAVSPAAQLLEQTTRLKALSDTIERLKDEVMKETILQHPGASVPTDFGTFPSAPFLKAKEEQKEDTVYIGKVTFPCQPGHSQVHKLVLTPEQLHKLHTRLIS, from the exons CCCACCCGCACGGCCAGTTCCGCTGCGTCCAGCGGCACGGCTGGCCTCTCGGGCTCGGCCTCCGCGTCGGCTGGAGAGATGAGCAGCAGCGAGCCGAGCACGCCTGCGCAGACGCCCCTGGCGGCCCCCATCGTCCCCACCCCGCCTCTGACCTCTCCGGTGGCGCCGCCCATGGCCCTGTCACCCACCAAG gaggaggagaaccTGCGTGCTCAAGTCCGGGACCTGGAGGAGAAGTTGGAGACTCTCAAGATGAAGCGGAACGAAGACAAGGccaagttgaaggagctggagaaATACAAGATTCAGCTGGAGCAGGTCCAAGAGTGGAAGAGCAAAATGCAGGAGCAGCAGGCGGAGCTCCAGAAGCGCCTAAAGGAGGCCAAAAAG GAAGCCAAAGAGGCCCTGGAGGCCAAAGAGCGCtacatggaggagatggccgacaCGGCCGATGCCATCGAGATGGCCACTCTGGACAAGGAGATGGCCGAGGAGCGGGCTGAGTCCCTGCAGCAGGAGGTGGATTCCCTGAAGGAGAAGGTGGAGTACCTCACCATGGATCTGGAGATTCTCAAGCACGAGATCGAGGAGAAGG GCTCAGATGGTGCCGCTTCCAGTTACCACGTCAAGCAGCTAGAAGAGCAGAATGCCCGTCTGAAGGAGGCCCTCGTGAG GATGCGGGATTTGTCTGCCTCGGAGAAGCAGGAGCACGTGAAGCTTCAGAAGCACATGGAGAAGAAGAACATGGAGCTGGAGTCCTTCCGGCAGCAGAAGGAGAAGCTGCAGGAGGAGCTCAAGCAGGGCGAGAGGACCGTCGATGAGCTCAAGGAACAG GTGGACGCTGCTCTGGGGGCCGAAGAGATGGTGGAGACGCTGACCGAGAGGAATCTGGACTTGGAGGAGAAAGTCCGCGAGCTCCGTGAGACGGTCGGCGACCTG GAGGCCATGAACGAGATGAACGACGAGCTGCAGGAGAACGCCCGGGAGACGGAGCTGGAGCTGCGGGAGCAGCTGGACATGGCGACCGCTCGAGTGCGTGAAGCAGAGAAGCGCGTCGAGGCAGCGCAGGAGACCGTGGCCGACTACCAGCAGACCATCAAGAAGTACCGGGAGCTGACTGCCCACTTGCAG GACATGAACCGAGAGCTCATGAGCCAGCAAGAGGCTTCTGtggagaggcagcagcagcagcctccgcCGGAGATGTTCGACTTCAAGATCAAGTTTGCCGAGACAAAGGCCCATGCCAAG GCCATTGAGATGGAGCTGCGGCAGATGGAGGTGCAGCAGGCCAACCGGCACGTCTCCCTGCTGACCTCGTTCATGCCGGACAGCTTCCTGCGGCACGGCGGGGACCACGACTGTGTGCTGGTGCTCCTGCTCATCCCCAGGCTCATCTGCAAG GCCGAGCTGATCAGCAAGCAGGCCCAGGAGAAGTTCGAACTGAACGAGAGCTGTACTGAGCGTGCTGGCCTCCGGGGGGCGCCAGGGGAGCAGCTGAGTTTTGCCGCCGGCCTGGTGTATTCCCTTCTGCTCCTGCAAGCGACTCTGCACAAATACGAGCA GGCCCTGAACAAGTGCAGTGTGGAGGTCTACAAGAAAGTGGGGATGCTTTATCCGGAGATGAGCGTGCACGAGCGGTCGCTGGACTTCTTGATCGAGCTGCTGCACAAAGACCAGCTGGACGAGACCGTCAATGTGGAACCCTTGACCAAAGCTATCAAGTACTATCAG CACCTGTACAGCATCCACCTGGCTGACCAGGCTGAAGACTGCACCATGCAGCTGGCCGACCACATCAAG TTCACCCAAAGTGCCTTGGACTGCATGAGTGTGGAGGTGGGCAGGCTGCGCTCCTTCTTGCAG ACCGGGCAAGAAGCCTCAGACTGGGCCATCCTCCTGAAAGACCTGGAAACCTCCTGCAGCGACATCCGCCAGTTCTGCAAGAAAATCCGGCGCCGCATGCCTGGCACCGACGCCCCCGGCATCCCTGCGGCCCTTGGCTTTGGACAGCAG GTCTCGGACACGCTGCTGGACTGCCGCAAGCACCTGACGTGGGTGGTGGCCGTGTTGCAGGAGGTGGCTGCTGCCGGGGCTCAACTGATCGCTCCCCTGACGGAGAACGAGGGCCTCCAGGCCATGAAGCTGGAAGACCTGGCGTTCAAGGCCAGCGAGCAG ATCTACGGGGTGCAGGGCATCGACCCCCATGAGTGCCTGCGCCAGTCGTGCAACATCCTCATCGCCACCATGAACAAAATGGCCACGGCTATGCAGGAGGGCGAATACGACGCTGACAGACCCCAGAGCAGG ccacctcccccagtggAGCTCCGAGCAGCTGCTTTGCGGGCGGAGATCACGGACGCGGAGGGGCTGGGGCTGAAACTGGAAGACCGAGAGACCGTCATCAAGGAGCTGAAGAAGTCCCTCAAAATCAAG GGCGAGGAGCTGAGCGAGGCGAACGTGCGgctcagcctgctggagaagaaaCTGGACAGTGCCTCCAAGGACGCCGACGACCGGGTGGAGAAGATCCAGGCCCGGCTGAACGAGACCCAGGCTGTgctgaagaagaaagagaa GGAGTTTGAGGAAACCATGGACGCCCTCCAGGCTGACATCGACCAGCTGGAGTCAGAGAAAATGGAGCTGAAGCAGCGGCTCAACACCCAGTCGAAGCGCACCATCGAAGGCCTGCGTGGCTCCCCGGCCTCGGGCATCGCTTCTGTCCTCTCTGGCATCACAGGAG GCGTGGGTGCTGGCCAGGTGGTGATGGGCGGGTCAGGCCCCTTCCAGGTGAAggactcccctctcctcctccagcaaATCGATGTGATGCAGCTCTCCCTCAAGCACCTCAAGAACGAGAACAACCAGCTCAag GGAGCTCAAATGCGGAAGGAGTTGGCCTCTCTGCCCCCCCTGCGGGTGCCCAagctctccctccccaaggaTCGGCAGGCAGAGGAGGTGTTCTCTGGCTCTCTGTACCGCAAGACCAGCCAGCTGCTGGAGACCCTCTACCAGATGAGCGCCAGCACTAAGGTGGTGGACGTCACACGGCAGAAGACAG CAGTCAGCCCAGCAGCCCAGCTCCTAGAGCAGACGACACGCCTGAAAGCACTGAGTGACACCATCGAGAGGCTGAAG GACGAAGTGATGAAGGAGACGATCCTGCAGCACCCTGGCGCCAGCGTCCCCACTGACTTTGGCACCTTCCCGTCTGCCCCCTTCCTGAAG GCCAAAGAGGAGCAGAAAGAGGACACCGTCTACATTGGCAAAGTGACCTTCCCCTGCCAGCCGGGCCACAGCCAAGTGCACAAGTTGGTCCTCACGCCGGAGCAGCTTCACAAGCTCCACACCCGTCTCATTTCCTAA